The Stigmatopora argus isolate UIUO_Sarg chromosome 16, RoL_Sarg_1.0, whole genome shotgun sequence genome has a window encoding:
- the btc gene encoding probetacellulin, with product MANVYGRYLGLLTVLALGQGSMASWNTTGETVNKTESLCSYRGNGDNCSAPTLDTGQWNGHFTKCPQELHHYCVHGQCRFVQDQKMPSCRCEHGFIGSRCEYVDLDWLRGERRQMIIICVIAVLVVLILLIVFLFICLQFRVCRKKAQRREEPINGTEKLPMMDTNAHHVTPESVEPLNNNDV from the exons ATGGCCAATGTGTATGGACGCTATCTTGGATTACTAACAG TATTGGCGTTGGGCCAAGGATCCATGGCCAGTTGGAACACCACCGGTGAGACCGTCAATAAGACTGAGTCCCTATGCAGTTACCGTGGCAACGGAGACAATTGCTCAG CACCTACCCTGGACACTGGACAGTGGAATGGACACTTTACCAAATGTCCACAAGAGCTCCACCACTACTGCGTCCATGGGCAGTGTCGCTTCGTTCAAGATCAAAAAATGCCGTCGTGCAG GTGTGAGCACGGTTTCATCGGTTCCAGATGCGAGTACGTGGACCTGGACTGGCTGAGAGGAGAAAGACGGCAGATGATCATCATCTGTGTCATCGCCGTTTTGGTGGTCCTCATTCTTCTCATTGTATTCCTTTTCATCTGTTTGCA GTTCAGAGTTTGCCGAAAGAAGGCACAGCGTCGGGAGGAGCCAATAAATGGGACAGAGAAACTCCCTATGATGGATACCAATGCACATCATGTCACGCCAGAATCAGTAGAGCCTCTAAATAACAATGACGTATGA
- the gng10 gene encoding guanine nucleotide-binding protein G(I)/G(S)/G(O) subunit gamma-10, translated as MTSNSSLSSMRRLVEQLRLEASVERIKVSEAAAELQQFCLQNAGRDALLVGVPTGSNPFREPRSCTIV; from the exons ATGACTTCCAACTCTAGTTTATCCAGCATGCGGCGTCTGGTGGAGCAGCTGAGGCTTGAGGCCAGTGTGGAGAGGATCAAG GTGTCGGAGGCAGCTGCTGAGCTTCAACAGTTCTGTCTGCAGAATGCAGGTAGGGACGCTCTACTGGTGGGCGTCCCTACAGGAAGTAACCCCTTCCGGGAACCACGATCCTGCACAATTGTCTGA
- the nxnl2 gene encoding nucleoredoxin-like protein 2, which translates to MVEVFAGRILLNKDGNFVDPEEALKNKVVGIYFSAGWCPPCRDFTPVLGDFYAELVEEGEPPAQFEVVFVSSDKSTEDMVEYFHDMHGDWLALPWTDDYRIELKKRYNITAVPRLVIVKENGQVITDKGRKQIRDRGLACFQSWLDAAEIFQNFKG; encoded by the exons ATGGTGGAAGTATTCGCTGGCCGCATTCTGCTCAACAAAGACGGCAACTTCGTGGATCCCGAGGAGGCTCTGAAGAACAAGGTGGTGGGCATCTACTTCTCAGCGGGATGGTGCCCCCCGTGCCGCGACTTCACGCCGGTGTTGGGCGACTTCTACGCTGAGTTGGTCGAGGAGGGGGAGCCCCCTGCGCAGTTCGAGGTGGTCTTTGTGTCGTCGGACAAGTCCACCGAAGACATGGTGGAATACTTCCATGACATGCATGGAGACTGGCTGGCTCTGCCATGGACGGACGACTACAGGAT CGAGTTGAAGAAGCGCTACAACATCACGGCCGTGCCCCGGCTTGTGATCGTGAAGGAGAACGGTCAAGTGATCACAGACAAAGGTCGCAAGCAGATCAGAGACCGGGGCCTGGCCTGCTTCCAGTCCTGGTTGGACGCAGCTGAGATCTTCCAGAACTTTAAAGGCTAG
- the nup54 gene encoding nucleoporin p54 isoform X2, with protein MAFNFGSGVASNPAASTTGFSFGSFGAKTTAQSAFSFGTPATTTTAASGFGTLTAPSFGTATTTAAAPATGFSFGSTSTGFGGLGAASAAPGTFGNFGTTTTSAAAPGSTFSFAPTSNATGSLFGNTPNKGFGFATGLGTAAAPGTTGFGTGLGTTSLGGFGGFNLQPTQQQQGGLFGQPTQPQAQPNQLYQQVTALSAPTLLGDERDSILAKWNQLQAYWGTGKGYFSNNNNTPVEFNQENPFCRFKAVGYSCVPISKDEDGLVVLVLNRKEADVRGQQQQLVESLHKVLGSNQTFSVNVDGVKSLPNDQTEVIIYVVERSPNGTSKRIPASTLFPYLEQASVKMQLTQLGVAMSVTRTELSPAQLKQLLQNAPAGVDSIIWEQAKVDNPDPEKLIPVPMVGFKELLRRLQIQEQMTKQHQTRVDIVSTDISELQKNQATTVAKIAQYKRKLMDLSHRVLQVLIKQEIQRKSGYAIQVDEEHLRVQLDTIQSELNAPTQFKGRLNELMSQIRMQNHFGAVRAEERYNVDTDLLREIRQHLKQQQDGLSHLISVIKDDLEDMKLIEHGLSDGGHGRAAILS; from the exons ATGGCGTTCAATTTTGGCAGCGGTGTGGCGTCAAATCCGGCAGCGa GCACAACTGGGTTTTCATTTGGTTCGTTTGGCGCGAAGACCACTGCTCAGTCCGCTTTTAGCTTTGGCACCCCCGCGACCACCACTACAGCAGCCTCTGGATTTGGCA CTCTCACAGCCCCGAGTTTTGGCACGGCTACCACCACCGCTGCCGCGCCAGCAACGGGATTTTCTTTTGGCTCCACCAGTACGG GATTTGGGGGGCTGGGAGCCGCAAGCGCTGCGCCCG GCACTTTTGGTAATTTTGGGACAACCACAACCAGTGCTGCTGCACCGGGTTCTACGTTTAGCTTTGCGCCCACTTCAAATGCCACAG GAAGCCTATTTGGAAATACTCCGAACAAAGGCTTTGGTTTCGCCACCGGCCTCGGAACCGCAGCAGCTCCCGGAACCACCGGATTCGGGACGGGACTAGGAACAACCAGTCTGGGTGGGTTCGGTGGCTTTAACCTCCAACCCACTCAGCAGCAGCAGG GAGGCTTGTTTGGTCAGCCCACCCAGCCGCAGGCCCAGCCCAATCAGCTCTATCAGCAGGTGACGGCTTTGTCGGCACCCACCTTGCTTGGGGATGAGCGTGACTCCATTTTGGCCAAATGGAACCAGCTGCAGGCCTACTGGGGCACGGGCAAAGGCTActtcagcaacaacaacaacaccccTGTGGAGTTTAACCAGGAGAACCCATTCTGCAGGTTCAAG GCTGTAGGGTACAGCTGCGTCCCAATCAGCAAGGACGAGGACGGCCTGGTGGTCTTAGTCCTCAACAGAAAGGAGGCAGATGTACGagggcagcagcagcagctggtCGAATCACTGCATAAGGTTCTGGGAAGCAACCAGACGTTTAGTGTCAACGTGGACGGCGTCAAATCCCTACCCAACGACCA GACGGAGGTTATCATTTACGTGGTGGAACGCTCCCCTAACGGCACGTCCAAGCGTATTCCCGCCTCCACGCTCTTCCCGTACCTGGAGCAGGCCAGCGTCAAGATGCAGCTGACACAACTGGGCGTGGCCATGTCGGTCACACGCACTGAGCTCTCACCGGCGCAGCTCAAACAGCTTCTCCAGAATGCCCCGGCAG GAGTGGACTCCATCATCTGGGAACAAGCTAAGGTGGACAACCCTGACCCAGAGAA ACTGATCCCAGTGCCCATGGTGGGCTTTAAAGAGCTGCTTCGCCGACTTCAGATCCAGGAGCAAATGACCAAACAGCATCAGACCAGAGTGGAC ATTGTCTCCACTGACATCAGTGAGCTTCAAAAGAACCAGGCCACCACAGTGGCTAAGATCGCACAATACAAGAGGAAGCTGATGGACCTTTCGCACCGCGTGCTGCAG GTATTGATCAAACAGGAGATCCAAAGAAAGAGTGGTTATGCCATTCAGGTGGATGAAGAGCACCTCAGGGTCCAGCTGGACACCATTCAGTCGGAACTCAATGCCCCCACGCAGTTTAAG GGCCGATTGAATGAGCTGATGTCCCAAATCCgcatgcagaatcactttggaGCAGTGCGAGCGGAGGAGCGCTACAACGTGGACACGGACCTCCTCCGAGAAATTAGACAA CACCTCAAGCAGCAGCAGGACGGTTTAAGTCACCTGATCAGCGTCATTAAAGACGACTTGGAAGACATGAAACTCATCGAGCACGGACTGAGCGATGGCGGCCATGGGCGAGCCGCCATCCTGAGTTGA
- the nup54 gene encoding nucleoporin p54 isoform X1, translating to MAFNFGSGVASNPAASTTGFSFGSFGAKTTAQSAFSFGTPATTTTAASGFGTLTAPSFGTATTTAAAPATGFSFGSTSTGFGGLGAASAAPGGFSFGGFGLNANPAATAVGFNAGCFGTATTAASVFNFGNSLASTGTFGNFGTTTTSAAAPGSTFSFAPTSNATGSLFGNTPNKGFGFATGLGTAAAPGTTGFGTGLGTTSLGGFGGFNLQPTQQQQGGLFGQPTQPQAQPNQLYQQVTALSAPTLLGDERDSILAKWNQLQAYWGTGKGYFSNNNNTPVEFNQENPFCRFKAVGYSCVPISKDEDGLVVLVLNRKEADVRGQQQQLVESLHKVLGSNQTFSVNVDGVKSLPNDQTEVIIYVVERSPNGTSKRIPASTLFPYLEQASVKMQLTQLGVAMSVTRTELSPAQLKQLLQNAPAGVDSIIWEQAKVDNPDPEKLIPVPMVGFKELLRRLQIQEQMTKQHQTRVDIVSTDISELQKNQATTVAKIAQYKRKLMDLSHRVLQVLIKQEIQRKSGYAIQVDEEHLRVQLDTIQSELNAPTQFKGRLNELMSQIRMQNHFGAVRAEERYNVDTDLLREIRQHLKQQQDGLSHLISVIKDDLEDMKLIEHGLSDGGHGRAAILS from the exons ATGGCGTTCAATTTTGGCAGCGGTGTGGCGTCAAATCCGGCAGCGa GCACAACTGGGTTTTCATTTGGTTCGTTTGGCGCGAAGACCACTGCTCAGTCCGCTTTTAGCTTTGGCACCCCCGCGACCACCACTACAGCAGCCTCTGGATTTGGCA CTCTCACAGCCCCGAGTTTTGGCACGGCTACCACCACCGCTGCCGCGCCAGCAACGGGATTTTCTTTTGGCTCCACCAGTACGG GATTTGGGGGGCTGGGAGCCGCAAGCGCTGCGCCCGGTGGGTTTAGTTTTGGGGGGTTCGGCTTAAACGCCAACCCGGCGGCAACGGCGGTGGGGTTTAATGCGGGCTGCTTTGGCACGGCGACCACCGCTGCCAGTGTGTTCAATTTTGGCAATAGCTTGGCTAGCACAG GCACTTTTGGTAATTTTGGGACAACCACAACCAGTGCTGCTGCACCGGGTTCTACGTTTAGCTTTGCGCCCACTTCAAATGCCACAG GAAGCCTATTTGGAAATACTCCGAACAAAGGCTTTGGTTTCGCCACCGGCCTCGGAACCGCAGCAGCTCCCGGAACCACCGGATTCGGGACGGGACTAGGAACAACCAGTCTGGGTGGGTTCGGTGGCTTTAACCTCCAACCCACTCAGCAGCAGCAGG GAGGCTTGTTTGGTCAGCCCACCCAGCCGCAGGCCCAGCCCAATCAGCTCTATCAGCAGGTGACGGCTTTGTCGGCACCCACCTTGCTTGGGGATGAGCGTGACTCCATTTTGGCCAAATGGAACCAGCTGCAGGCCTACTGGGGCACGGGCAAAGGCTActtcagcaacaacaacaacaccccTGTGGAGTTTAACCAGGAGAACCCATTCTGCAGGTTCAAG GCTGTAGGGTACAGCTGCGTCCCAATCAGCAAGGACGAGGACGGCCTGGTGGTCTTAGTCCTCAACAGAAAGGAGGCAGATGTACGagggcagcagcagcagctggtCGAATCACTGCATAAGGTTCTGGGAAGCAACCAGACGTTTAGTGTCAACGTGGACGGCGTCAAATCCCTACCCAACGACCA GACGGAGGTTATCATTTACGTGGTGGAACGCTCCCCTAACGGCACGTCCAAGCGTATTCCCGCCTCCACGCTCTTCCCGTACCTGGAGCAGGCCAGCGTCAAGATGCAGCTGACACAACTGGGCGTGGCCATGTCGGTCACACGCACTGAGCTCTCACCGGCGCAGCTCAAACAGCTTCTCCAGAATGCCCCGGCAG GAGTGGACTCCATCATCTGGGAACAAGCTAAGGTGGACAACCCTGACCCAGAGAA ACTGATCCCAGTGCCCATGGTGGGCTTTAAAGAGCTGCTTCGCCGACTTCAGATCCAGGAGCAAATGACCAAACAGCATCAGACCAGAGTGGAC ATTGTCTCCACTGACATCAGTGAGCTTCAAAAGAACCAGGCCACCACAGTGGCTAAGATCGCACAATACAAGAGGAAGCTGATGGACCTTTCGCACCGCGTGCTGCAG GTATTGATCAAACAGGAGATCCAAAGAAAGAGTGGTTATGCCATTCAGGTGGATGAAGAGCACCTCAGGGTCCAGCTGGACACCATTCAGTCGGAACTCAATGCCCCCACGCAGTTTAAG GGCCGATTGAATGAGCTGATGTCCCAAATCCgcatgcagaatcactttggaGCAGTGCGAGCGGAGGAGCGCTACAACGTGGACACGGACCTCCTCCGAGAAATTAGACAA CACCTCAAGCAGCAGCAGGACGGTTTAAGTCACCTGATCAGCGTCATTAAAGACGACTTGGAAGACATGAAACTCATCGAGCACGGACTGAGCGATGGCGGCCATGGGCGAGCCGCCATCCTGAGTTGA
- the nup54 gene encoding nucleoporin p54 isoform X3, which translates to MAFNFGSGVASNPAASTTGFSFGSFGAKTTAQSAFSFGTPATTTTAASGFGTLTAPSFGTATTTAAAPATGFSFGSTSTGTFGNFGTTTTSAAAPGSTFSFAPTSNATGSLFGNTPNKGFGFATGLGTAAAPGTTGFGTGLGTTSLGGFGGFNLQPTQQQQGGLFGQPTQPQAQPNQLYQQVTALSAPTLLGDERDSILAKWNQLQAYWGTGKGYFSNNNNTPVEFNQENPFCRFKAVGYSCVPISKDEDGLVVLVLNRKEADVRGQQQQLVESLHKVLGSNQTFSVNVDGVKSLPNDQTEVIIYVVERSPNGTSKRIPASTLFPYLEQASVKMQLTQLGVAMSVTRTELSPAQLKQLLQNAPAGVDSIIWEQAKVDNPDPEKLIPVPMVGFKELLRRLQIQEQMTKQHQTRVDIVSTDISELQKNQATTVAKIAQYKRKLMDLSHRVLQVLIKQEIQRKSGYAIQVDEEHLRVQLDTIQSELNAPTQFKGRLNELMSQIRMQNHFGAVRAEERYNVDTDLLREIRQHLKQQQDGLSHLISVIKDDLEDMKLIEHGLSDGGHGRAAILS; encoded by the exons ATGGCGTTCAATTTTGGCAGCGGTGTGGCGTCAAATCCGGCAGCGa GCACAACTGGGTTTTCATTTGGTTCGTTTGGCGCGAAGACCACTGCTCAGTCCGCTTTTAGCTTTGGCACCCCCGCGACCACCACTACAGCAGCCTCTGGATTTGGCA CTCTCACAGCCCCGAGTTTTGGCACGGCTACCACCACCGCTGCCGCGCCAGCAACGGGATTTTCTTTTGGCTCCACCAGTACGG GCACTTTTGGTAATTTTGGGACAACCACAACCAGTGCTGCTGCACCGGGTTCTACGTTTAGCTTTGCGCCCACTTCAAATGCCACAG GAAGCCTATTTGGAAATACTCCGAACAAAGGCTTTGGTTTCGCCACCGGCCTCGGAACCGCAGCAGCTCCCGGAACCACCGGATTCGGGACGGGACTAGGAACAACCAGTCTGGGTGGGTTCGGTGGCTTTAACCTCCAACCCACTCAGCAGCAGCAGG GAGGCTTGTTTGGTCAGCCCACCCAGCCGCAGGCCCAGCCCAATCAGCTCTATCAGCAGGTGACGGCTTTGTCGGCACCCACCTTGCTTGGGGATGAGCGTGACTCCATTTTGGCCAAATGGAACCAGCTGCAGGCCTACTGGGGCACGGGCAAAGGCTActtcagcaacaacaacaacaccccTGTGGAGTTTAACCAGGAGAACCCATTCTGCAGGTTCAAG GCTGTAGGGTACAGCTGCGTCCCAATCAGCAAGGACGAGGACGGCCTGGTGGTCTTAGTCCTCAACAGAAAGGAGGCAGATGTACGagggcagcagcagcagctggtCGAATCACTGCATAAGGTTCTGGGAAGCAACCAGACGTTTAGTGTCAACGTGGACGGCGTCAAATCCCTACCCAACGACCA GACGGAGGTTATCATTTACGTGGTGGAACGCTCCCCTAACGGCACGTCCAAGCGTATTCCCGCCTCCACGCTCTTCCCGTACCTGGAGCAGGCCAGCGTCAAGATGCAGCTGACACAACTGGGCGTGGCCATGTCGGTCACACGCACTGAGCTCTCACCGGCGCAGCTCAAACAGCTTCTCCAGAATGCCCCGGCAG GAGTGGACTCCATCATCTGGGAACAAGCTAAGGTGGACAACCCTGACCCAGAGAA ACTGATCCCAGTGCCCATGGTGGGCTTTAAAGAGCTGCTTCGCCGACTTCAGATCCAGGAGCAAATGACCAAACAGCATCAGACCAGAGTGGAC ATTGTCTCCACTGACATCAGTGAGCTTCAAAAGAACCAGGCCACCACAGTGGCTAAGATCGCACAATACAAGAGGAAGCTGATGGACCTTTCGCACCGCGTGCTGCAG GTATTGATCAAACAGGAGATCCAAAGAAAGAGTGGTTATGCCATTCAGGTGGATGAAGAGCACCTCAGGGTCCAGCTGGACACCATTCAGTCGGAACTCAATGCCCCCACGCAGTTTAAG GGCCGATTGAATGAGCTGATGTCCCAAATCCgcatgcagaatcactttggaGCAGTGCGAGCGGAGGAGCGCTACAACGTGGACACGGACCTCCTCCGAGAAATTAGACAA CACCTCAAGCAGCAGCAGGACGGTTTAAGTCACCTGATCAGCGTCATTAAAGACGACTTGGAAGACATGAAACTCATCGAGCACGGACTGAGCGATGGCGGCCATGGGCGAGCCGCCATCCTGAGTTGA